Proteins encoded by one window of Clostridium cagae:
- a CDS encoding sugar ABC transporter substrate-binding protein, with protein sequence MIKQIKMIFLPVLIVTLMFSLISCRNREIPFDDDSELEETSELKPEKEAELVYWTDDLDFGQAIAKSFEEKYKVKVNVQKIGLDSMDKMMLDAPTGNGADVFMAANDNFSKGKDSGIFAKIRPSIKKEIEEVTNETALKTVTSDDELYGIPVSIESYAMLYNKDLVKEKPSETFEQIEEEANKYNDKNINKFWFLTIATDGYSAYPFLSVDGFRLFGENGNDGDNPGFNTKEFEKGLEAISKLRKIIPIESEDLKLQASTFLEQNFRNGKTAYYPIGPNAIKELKKSGVNFGITKLPTYGGKPMRAFSVVQNAHVSAYTKYPNASQLFAQYLVSKDAASLLYTKAYKITSRKDTSNIEGLKDDEYMKVYAEQFKNTDPIPSTKRISYFWTIMESTLGSVFDGNITPNEAAEKIQKDFDALVQSE encoded by the coding sequence ATGATAAAACAAATTAAAATGATATTTTTGCCAGTTTTGATAGTTACATTAATGTTCTCTTTAATATCATGTAGAAATAGAGAAATACCATTTGATGATGATTCAGAATTAGAAGAAACATCAGAATTAAAGCCAGAAAAAGAAGCAGAATTAGTATATTGGACAGATGATTTAGATTTTGGACAAGCAATAGCTAAATCCTTTGAAGAAAAATATAAAGTAAAAGTTAATGTTCAAAAGATAGGACTAGATTCAATGGATAAGATGATGCTAGATGCACCAACTGGTAATGGGGCTGATGTATTTATGGCAGCTAATGATAATTTTTCAAAAGGAAAGGATTCAGGAATTTTTGCTAAAATTAGACCATCAATAAAAAAAGAAATAGAAGAAGTAACCAATGAAACAGCTTTAAAAACTGTTACTAGTGATGATGAATTATATGGAATACCAGTTTCAATTGAAAGTTATGCAATGTTATATAACAAAGATTTAGTGAAAGAAAAACCCTCTGAAACATTTGAACAGATTGAAGAAGAGGCTAATAAGTATAATGATAAAAATATTAATAAGTTTTGGTTTTTAACTATTGCTACTGATGGTTATTCAGCGTATCCGTTTTTAAGTGTAGATGGATTTAGATTGTTTGGGGAAAATGGTAACGATGGAGATAATCCGGGATTTAATACTAAAGAATTTGAAAAAGGCTTAGAAGCTATATCGAAACTAAGAAAAATTATTCCAATTGAATCAGAGGATTTAAAATTACAAGCAAGTACTTTTTTAGAACAGAATTTTAGGAATGGAAAGACAGCATATTATCCAATAGGACCAAATGCTATAAAGGAATTGAAAAAATCTGGTGTTAATTTTGGAATTACTAAGTTACCAACTTATGGTGGAAAACCAATGAGAGCCTTTAGTGTTGTACAGAACGCACATGTTTCAGCATATACAAAATATCCAAATGCATCACAACTTTTTGCACAATATTTAGTCTCTAAAGATGCAGCATCTCTTTTATATACAAAAGCATATAAAATAACTTCAAGAAAAGATACATCTAATATAGAAGGTCTTAAAGATGATGAATATATGAAAGTGTATGCAGAGCAATTTAAAAATACAGATCCAATACCATCAACAAAAAGAATATCATATTTTTGGACAATAATGGAGAGTACATTAGGCTCTGTATTCGATGGTAACATAACTCCTAATGAGGCGGCAGAAAAAATTCAAAAAGATTTTGATGCACTTGTACAAAGTGAATAA
- a CDS encoding sugar ABC transporter permease, producing the protein MKKKITTVLLHLELIIMSLLILIPVFWIIMSSFNKEGGLSSASLMQTEFTLNNYKRLFTETNYSIWFYNTLKIAIISSVVSVILILITAWIISRFNFRGKKQGLLTIMILSMFPTFLSMTAIYTLFLSLGLIGKPISLILVYSVGAIPYNTWLVKGYLDGIPISIDEAAYMDGCSKIKTFFKIILPMSKPIITYCAVSQFMFPWMDYILPNILLSNDNTKTVAIGLFALINGKESINFTLFAAGAVLIAIPITIVFIIFQRYLVQGVTSGADKG; encoded by the coding sequence ATGAAGAAAAAGATTACAACAGTCCTTTTGCATTTGGAATTAATAATTATGTCACTTTTGATATTAATTCCTGTATTCTGGATTATTATGTCTTCATTTAATAAAGAAGGAGGACTTTCATCAGCATCTTTAATGCAAACTGAATTTACATTAAATAATTATAAAAGACTATTTACAGAAACAAATTATTCAATATGGTTCTATAATACTTTAAAAATAGCAATTATTAGTTCAGTAGTGTCTGTAATATTAATTTTAATAACTGCTTGGATTATATCTAGATTTAATTTTAGAGGAAAAAAACAAGGTTTATTAACCATTATGATTTTATCAATGTTTCCAACTTTCTTATCTATGACAGCCATATATACTCTATTTTTATCATTGGGTTTAATTGGAAAACCTATATCGTTGATTTTGGTATATTCTGTTGGAGCCATCCCTTATAATACATGGCTTGTAAAAGGATATTTAGATGGTATACCAATATCAATAGATGAAGCAGCATATATGGATGGATGTTCTAAGATTAAAACCTTTTTTAAAATAATACTTCCAATGTCTAAGCCAATTATAACTTATTGTGCAGTATCGCAATTTATGTTCCCTTGGATGGATTATATTTTACCAAATATTTTATTATCTAATGACAACACAAAAACAGTAGCAATTGGATTATTTGCTTTAATTAATGGAAAAGAAAGTATTAACTTTACCCTGTTTGCAGCAGGAGCAGTATTGATAGCTATACCTATTACTATTGTATTTATTATTTTTCAAAGATACTTGGTACAAGGTGTTACATCAGGAGCAGATAAAGGTTGA